A genomic window from Aurantimicrobium photophilum includes:
- a CDS encoding DEAD/DEAH box helicase: MTGEQTHIGSFAAEHLSPAYPARAPWGTADNLRAWQTEALDAYFQNEPKDFLAAATPGAGKTTFALRLATELLRRRTIDRITVVTPTEHLKTQWADAAHKVGIRLDPNFSNAQKRHGRQFHGVAVTYAQIAMKAHIHQDLTDSARTLVIMDEVHHGGDALSWGDALRIAFSRAERRLSLTGTPFRSDTAPIPFVSYLPDRDGVLVSQTDYDYGYGRALHDGVVRPVMFMVYAGSMRWRTRAGDEMEARLGQDNTKDVTSQAWRAALDPGGDWIPQVMQAANNRLTEVRQSIPDAAGLVIATDQDDARAYAKVLFEITGEEPTVVLSDESGGGQKIDEFSADTSRWMVAVRMVSEGVDVPRLAVGVYATSAATPLYFAQAIGRFVRARRRGETATVFLPNVPQLMQLAQELELQRDHALERRATPGDEEYPEMDAFDQAQREESASNTLEDDLGEYAFLGSDANFDMVMFQGEEFGGYAEPGSPEEFDFIGIPGILEPEQISDLLRHRQRRQAQRGAGRSSDVAVNKSIPLHRSLKEQRALLNSLVALWSKQTNTPHGIIHTELRQTCGGPAVAQATVAQLQARIDLMRRRISSPVK; this comes from the coding sequence ATGACCGGTGAACAGACGCATATTGGCTCGTTCGCCGCAGAACATCTTTCTCCTGCATATCCGGCACGTGCGCCCTGGGGAACAGCAGACAACCTTCGTGCGTGGCAAACTGAGGCGTTAGACGCCTACTTCCAGAATGAACCCAAGGATTTTCTCGCTGCAGCGACACCTGGTGCGGGAAAGACCACATTCGCTCTTCGACTAGCTACAGAACTGTTGCGCCGGAGAACTATTGACCGTATTACGGTTGTCACCCCCACCGAGCACCTCAAGACCCAATGGGCAGATGCGGCGCATAAGGTGGGTATTCGCCTCGACCCGAATTTCAGCAACGCTCAGAAGCGCCATGGTCGTCAATTCCATGGGGTTGCTGTGACCTATGCCCAGATTGCGATGAAGGCACATATTCATCAAGATCTCACTGATTCGGCCAGAACTCTGGTCATCATGGATGAAGTTCATCATGGCGGTGATGCGTTGAGTTGGGGTGATGCGCTCCGCATTGCCTTTAGTCGAGCTGAGAGACGTCTATCTCTGACTGGGACCCCCTTCCGCAGTGACACAGCTCCGATTCCTTTCGTGTCGTACTTGCCTGATCGTGATGGCGTTCTTGTCTCTCAGACTGATTATGACTATGGCTATGGCCGAGCTCTCCACGACGGAGTCGTTCGACCTGTGATGTTTATGGTCTATGCCGGTTCTATGCGTTGGCGGACTCGCGCCGGCGATGAGATGGAAGCTCGTCTTGGCCAAGACAACACCAAAGACGTGACCTCCCAGGCTTGGCGTGCTGCTTTAGATCCAGGTGGTGACTGGATACCCCAGGTCATGCAAGCTGCAAACAATCGGCTTACTGAAGTCAGGCAGTCAATACCCGACGCTGCTGGGCTTGTCATTGCTACCGATCAAGACGATGCCCGCGCCTATGCAAAAGTCCTGTTCGAAATCACAGGTGAGGAACCAACTGTAGTTCTGAGCGATGAATCCGGTGGCGGACAGAAGATCGACGAGTTCTCAGCAGATACTTCTAGGTGGATGGTTGCCGTCCGCATGGTTTCTGAAGGTGTTGATGTTCCCCGATTGGCCGTCGGTGTTTATGCCACGAGTGCTGCAACACCGCTCTACTTTGCGCAAGCGATTGGCCGTTTCGTGCGGGCACGTCGCCGCGGTGAAACTGCAACCGTATTTCTCCCCAATGTTCCACAACTCATGCAACTTGCTCAGGAACTAGAGCTTCAACGAGATCACGCATTAGAGAGAAGAGCAACACCCGGTGACGAAGAATATCCAGAAATGGATGCCTTCGATCAAGCTCAGCGTGAAGAATCTGCCTCAAACACTCTTGAAGACGATCTAGGGGAGTATGCGTTCCTCGGTTCCGATGCCAACTTTGACATGGTGATGTTCCAGGGAGAAGAGTTTGGCGGCTATGCAGAACCGGGCTCACCGGAAGAGTTCGACTTCATTGGAATTCCCGGCATCTTGGAGCCAGAACAAATTTCGGATCTCCTGCGCCATCGCCAACGTCGTCAAGCTCAACGCGGCGCTGGCCGTTCCAGTGACGTTGCAGTCAATAAGTCAATACCCCTACACCGCAGCTTGAAAGAACAGCGGGCACTTCTCAACTCTTTGGTGGCGCTGTGGAGTAAGCAAACGAATACTCCTCATGGAATTATTCATACCGAACTTCGCCAAACCTGTGGTGGACCTGCAGTGGCTCAGGCAACAGTTGCGCAGTTGCAAGCACGTATTGACCTGATGCGTCGCCGCATCTCTTCGCCCGTGAAATAG